ATTTAGCTCTAACTAAAGAATTAGATTGGAATAACTTTCATTCTTATAATCTCAAATCTCTTTCCACTATAGAAGCTGAGAAATTCTTAGATAAAGGCGCAAGCGGAAAGCTTATATTAGATGCTGCCCTTAAACAAGAAGCTGGAGAAAAGCGTGATCAGTTAATAGATTTAGCTTTAACTAAAGAATTAGATTGGAATAACTTTCCTTCTTATAATCTCAAATCTCTTTCCACTATAGAAGCTGAGAAATTCTTAGATAAAGGCGCAAGCGGAAAGCTTATATTAGATGCTGCCCTTGAACAAGAAACTGGAGAAAAGCGTGATCAATTAATAGATTTAGCCTTAACTAAAGAATTAGATTGGAATAACTTTCATTCTTATAATCTCAAATCTCTTTCCACTATAGAAGCTGAGAAATTCTTAGATAAAGGCGCAAGCGGAAATCTTATATTAGATGCTGCCCTTGAACAAGAAACTGGAGAAAACCGTGATCAATTAATAGATTTAGCTCTAACTAAAGAAATAAACTGGCACAGAGTTTCTTCTTATAATATAAAATATCTTACTACCATGGAAGCAAAGAAATTATTAGATAAAGGCGCAGGTGGAAGACTTATATTAGAGGCGGCCCTCAGACAAGAAGCTGGAGAGCAAAGTGATAACTTAATTGAATTAGCTTTAACTAAAAAAATTGATTGGAATAGTTTTGATTTATCATCCTCAATCCCAAAAAATCAGCTAGAGCTATTCTTGAATAATGGACTCCCCTTAAACAAGGCCTTGTCTTCACTTCTAAGATCGAGTTATGCTTATAATGAAACAATATCAAAAGAAGTGCAACATCAAATAGAATTGATAGAATTCTTAGTAGAAAAAGGGGCATCTTTGAGATATGCATACTCTGTATCTAGTTCTTTCCCATATGAAACATATAAATATTTATTAGAACATGGATTAAATGCCAATCATCTTCTCTCAAATGTTTTCGCAATAGAATTAGGAGAAAGACATGATCAATTATTAGATTTAGCACTAAAATACAAGATAACCCCAAGTAACATAGGGTCTATTAGAAATAATTTATCTAAAGCTGATTTAGATAAAATAATCGACAGCGGATTAAATCCAACCAAATTTGTAGAATTAACCTCCGGTGATAATTTTATAGAGTTATTTGATTACTTAACGGAAAAGGAAATAGACGTAAGCAACCTTCAAAAAATACCAAATAATTTATCTTATGAGCAATATCAAGAAATTCTGAAGCAAGGAATAAATCCAGATTTGTTATTACTCGTAGCTACACGCTCATTATATCGTTATGGGATCAGCGTAAAAGAAAAATCTATTGAACTAATAAAATTAGCTTTAGATCACGGCGCCGATATTAATGCAGACTATGGTAATGGGAATATAATTTTTGCTATGATGGATACGATGGATACTGAAATAATAGATTTTCTAGTAGAACACGGAGCAAAATGCTCTAATAAAGCATTTGAGGAAATTGTAGAAAACAGCCTTTCAAACATTTTATTTAATCCACAATCCACTATTGATCAAAAATTTAAAAACTTAGATGCTCCAAAAGCTGAAGAAGCCAAAATCCCTTATATTCTTCACCAGATATGGCTCACCTCACCTGAGTCCCCAAAGGAAATAAGAGAGCAAGATCTTAAAATATCATTAGAAACTCATGAGACATTTGCAAAAGCACCTGTGCAGTGGCAACAAATTATTTGGACTAATGATAAAAATCTTTTCCCTAAAACAGTTAAGGTTCTAGAAGATAATGGTATTCAGGTAAAATCTATTTACGAACATCAAGATGAATTAGCTTCTTTTGAAATAATAGAAAATCTAATTGCCCAGCAAAAATGGGGAATGGCATCTGACGCCTTAAGATATGTATTAGTGAATGAATTTGGTGGAGTATATGCAGATTTAAACTTCAACTTTAATCGCGACACCACCGATGAAGCCCATAAATATAATTACTTTACCCAAGAATTTAGTAGTTATTATATAGATAATTTCTTTTTTGCTGCCTCACCTAACCATCCTATCATCCAAAAAATTGTAGAGATGGTAGAGAGAAATATTGTTAATCCTCCAGAATATATTGCTAATATTAAAGACCAAACCAGCACTAAAATCACTGATATGTCTACAGCAAATCCAACTTTTATAGCATATTACTTAGAGGCTAACAAAGATGGTAATATTGATGTTGTATATCCTAAGGGGGTATATCCAAACAGAGAGAGTTTTTACGAACCAGTAAACTATCAATCAATGGATAACAATCTAGAAATTAGCAAAGGTGATGAACGATATAAAGAATTCATTGAAAAATATTGCCCAGACTCAATATGGATGATGAATTTAGGAGACCATCCCCACCCATTTGATAATATCTGCGTTGCAGAAAGATTCATAATAGGTGAAGATTCAAAAGATGGAAAAACCTGGTTTTCAGAGTAAATTTACAGTTTTTTTATTTAGCACTCAAATTTAACAACCTGAGTGCTAAATATTAGATCCCTCTCCCATCATAATAGAGGAAGTGATTGTTCCACTATTATCAAAACTTTCTAATGAGAAAGAAATTTCTGCTGTAGTGTCAGATTCATTAGACTTACTTCTAGCATCATAAACCATTTTTCTTAAATTTCTTGGTGTGCGCGGACAACCTCCTTGAGATCTTGTTTCTTGAGTTCCAGAAAGTAATTCAAACATAGATTCTTCCCCTATATCCAATGAATAAATTACATCTGTTATTAACTCATCAGTCAATGTTTCTTCAGCATCTCTTATGATGATTTCTTCCTTAATATCCCTAGCCTCTTCCTTAACTGTCTTTTCATAAACTGGACGAGGTTTTATCCTTGGTCGCTCTGGCATCTTTTCTATAACGATTTGACCAGGAACATAATGCATTAATTTGTACCAAGATTCATTATTATCCTTCATGATACTCTCCACTTGCTAATTATGGAGCTTAAGCATAGAAGGTAATAATTAACAATAAGTTAAAAGCTGGTTTTAAAATTTAACATTGCAGAATTCTTTGATACATCTACAGATATTTTCTGATGATCATATTCACTAACTAGAAAATAGTTAACTGCAAAAGCAATTCCTGTGGCACCAATAACATCTCTCCAACGGTGACAATCCACTCTAACTCTTGTATATCCAGTGAATCCTGCTAATGCCATAGCTGGCACACCATATTCACTACCATATCTTTTCTGCAAAAAGAAAGCGCCTTGGAAAGCACTGGCAGTATGACCAGAAGGAAAAGAATAATCTTTTCCATTAGGTCTTTCATTTAATGAAGTATTTTGCAAAGAAAATTTAAGAGCATGAGTTATTGTAGTAGTGGTTAGAAAACTTTTAACAAATTCTTCTTTGCCCATAGCATCATCTTTATAAAATGTAGTACCAAAAGCAGCTAATGGAATAGCAATTTGCAATATATCTCCAGAAGTGTCTATTTTAGAACTTGCTAAAGCAATATTTACTTGCAATACCATAACTAAAACAAAAGATACAAAAACTTTATTCATACACATCTGCATTGGAAAAATTAAAAAATATTAACAGATAATATCTTAATTGTTATAATAATCAAGAAAATTATAAGATATTAAAATGTTTGCTCTTTCATTTCTGCACCTGGATCAAATTCTAGGTGGAATCTTCTCTTTAAACCTGGATCTTCACTATCAACAGGCTCCACATTAAGAACAGGAGCAATTCGGCTAATAATCCTTCCTGTTAAAGGGGCTGCACTCCATGCGCCACCTGAAAATGGACTGGTTTTATTGGGCTTTGGATCATCTAAAACCATTAGAGTAACATATTGTGGATTATTCATAGGAAAAGCTCCTAAAAATGCTGCATATTTTGCTTTCTTACTGTAACCACCACGAATTGCTTTTTCAGCAGAACCAGTTTTTCCACCAACATAATAACCTTTAGCATTAGCTTTTTTACCACTTCCATGCTCAACAGTTAAACGCATTAACTTTCTCATTGTTTCAGAAGTTTCTTCGGATATAACCCTTGTCATTACAATATCTTCTTTATTTTTCTTCTTCAACAAACTTGGCTCTAAAGTATATCCTCCATTAATTAAGGATACTGCAGCACGAATAAAATGCAGTGGAGTAACTGCTATTCCATGACCAAATGAAATTGTCATAGTACTAATCTCCCCCCATTCTTTATCATTTGGATATATTGCCTGACCTTTTTCTGGTAATTCTATTTTTAGAGGATCAAACATTCCCCATCTTTTTAAATATTTCCTTTGTGCTTCTTCCCCTACTTCAATACTAATCATAGCTGTACCTATGTTTGAAGAATGCATAAAAACTTGAGGAATGGATAAGTAACTTCGTTTAGGACGATAATCATTAATTGTGAAACTAGCAGCTTTAATAGGAGCTTTCACATGATAAACATCATTTAAAGACACCGCTTTAGTTTCAAGCCCCATAGCAATAGTAAGACCTTTCATAATAGATCCCACTTCATAAACTCCTAATGAAAACTGATTAAATAATTGTTCAGAACTTGCAGAACCTGGATGATGTGGGTCAAAATCTGGCAAACTAACGACAGATACTATTTCTCCATTATTAGCATCCATTATTATTCCGATACCACCTTTAGCATTAAATTCTTCAATTGATTTAAGCATTTCATCATGGACAATATTCTGCACCCTCACATCCACACTTAATTCTAATTTACCATTTTTGGGATTACGCAAATATCTATCAAATTGTTTCTCAATGCCTGCAATACCAATACCATCAGTATCAACATATCCCAAAATATGAGAGAATAGATTACCTTGA
The Rickettsiales bacterium genome window above contains:
- a CDS encoding phosphatase PAP2 family protein, coding for MNKVFVSFVLVMVLQVNIALASSKIDTSGDILQIAIPLAAFGTTFYKDDAMGKEEFVKSFLTTTTITHALKFSLQNTSLNERPNGKDYSFPSGHTASAFQGAFFLQKRYGSEYGVPAMALAGFTGYTRVRVDCHRWRDVIGATGIAFAVNYFLVSEYDHQKISVDVSKNSAMLNFKTSF
- a CDS encoding penicillin-binding protein 2, which codes for MRNHLSNKLFRLLKDIKKSEIYQKISHKFSKRKNNKTLTRLDSSILYQRLYVVIIVFGIVFGLLAVKLIIVSTADKASINQYFSPGHVNRNEIVDRNGALLAVDLAIVSLYAQPKLIQEPVHTANELVRIFPDLKKKDLIKLLDNKKNFTWIKRNLTPKQQHQVNSLGIPGLEFEKGVKRIYPQGNLFSHILGYVDTDGIGIAGIEKQFDRYLRNPKNGKLELSVDVRVQNIVHDEMLKSIEEFNAKGGIGIIMDANNGEIVSVVSLPDFDPHHPGSASSEQLFNQFSLGVYEVGSIMKGLTIAMGLETKAVSLNDVYHVKAPIKAASFTINDYRPKRSYLSIPQVFMHSSNIGTAMISIEVGEEAQRKYLKRWGMFDPLKIELPEKGQAIYPNDKEWGEISTMTISFGHGIAVTPLHFIRAAVSLINGGYTLEPSLLKKKNKEDIVMTRVISEETSETMRKLMRLTVEHGSGKKANAKGYYVGGKTGSAEKAIRGGYSKKAKYAAFLGAFPMNNPQYVTLMVLDDPKPNKTSPFSGGAWSAAPLTGRIISRIAPVLNVEPVDSEDPGLKRRFHLEFDPGAEMKEQTF